aaagtttcctacctttccacagctcataaggggtcttatcgagcttcttgtgaggtaccttattcaaaaggtaattacttgtcaaaatcgtCTCACCCCACATGCCttgaggtaggcccgaacttataagcatcgcattcatcattTCTTTCAATGTATGATTCTTTCGTTCGACAACACCATTCGATTGAGGTGCATAAGGTGTAGTACACTCGTGTATTATTCCAACACTCGCACAAAAGTCACCGATaggtacttcgtactcaccacctctatcgcttctaacctttttaatctttcgattaagttggttttccacttcattcttataaagaacgaatttttccttggcttcgtctttgctcattagcaaatacacatagcaaagTCATGTGCAATCatcgataaacgtgataaaatatttattaccacaTCTCGCttgaatcgatctaaaatcgcacaaatcGCTATGAGCCAATTCTAGTGGCTTAGTTTCCCTTTCAACTGATTTGAAGGGAGCTTTAGTTAGTTTTGCCTCGACACAAATTTCGCACTTATTTGCattaacttgaaaattagggatatggttcatgctaatattaatctacgcatagaattaaaattaacatgacctagtctaccatgccacaaattggaagactcaagcaagtaaacataattaactttgcttttattaTTGATAACATGCATTGcattgagcttaaaaagccCGTCAGTTAGATAACAtttaccaacaaacatccctaatttcgacaaaactactttgtccaattcgaagaccatcttgaatcCATGCTTGTTCAACAACGAGCTAGAAACAAGATTCTTCCTAAGGTCCGGAACATATAGCACATTGTTCAATGTCAGTTCCTTCCCGGAAGTCATCTTTAGAATCACCTTGCCCACGCCCTCCACAGCGGACTGAGCAGAGTTTCCCATCCAGACCTTCTCGCCCTCAACGGCCTCAAAGGTGCTGAACATCTCCCGGTTGCAGCATAAGTGCCTTGTTGCACCGGTGTCAATGAACCACTCGCGTGGATTGGATCCCACTAGGTTCACTTCCGTGACCATAGCCGAAAAGCTAATCTCGGCTACCTTTTGGCTCACGTCACCAACCACGTTGGCTTCAGAacccttgttcttcttctttggaGCCTTGCACTCCGTAGCCTTGTGGCCAATCTTGCCACAGTTGTAGCACTTCCTTTGGAACTTGCCTTTGGTAATGCCACCTCTCGGACCCAGCTTTTGCTTGCCCTTCTTGGAGCTCTGACCGTGCTCCACCACATTGGCCTTGGCACCTCCCACGAGAGGTCCCTTTCCATCACTGTTCCTGTTCCCCTCCTCGACTTGGAGTCACTGGATCAGGTCCTCCAGGCTCATCTCCTTCCGCTTGTGCTTcaggtagttcttgaagtccttccatcctAGAGGCAGCAATTGGATCATGGACGCCACTTGGAAGGATTCACTAATCACCATGCCCTCGTCACGGATCTCATCGAAGAGCAACTGCAAGTCTTCAACCTGACTGAGCACAGTCTTTGAATCCACCATTTTGAAGTCGAGGAACCGGCCAACCACAAATTTCTTTGCCCCGGCATCCTCACTTCGGTACTTGTGGTCCAAAACTTCCCACAGCGCCTTGGCTGTGTCAATCTTATGATAAACATCGTAAAGGGAATCAACTAACCCattcagaatgtagttgcggCAAAGGAAGTCAGAATCCTTCCAAAGCCCAACTGCTATTACTGACTGAGCATCCTATTCCTTCAACACAGGAACCTTCTCAGTCAAGAACCTTGACAAGCCGAGAGTAGCAAGGTAAAAcagcatcttttgctgccacctctTAAAATATGATCCCGAAAACTTGTCCAGTTTTTCAGCCGAACCACTTGGTACCGTAGGTACCCTCATCGTGGGGATATACCCCTTAGAGCCGACACCCCCTTGTGAACCTACGTTCACTGGTGCCTGAGAATGTGCAACATTGTTGCCGTTCCCACCATTGTAGTTTTTAACAACATTAGGATTTTCACCCTCAAAGTTGGCTACTGGCAACGggttttccatttctttccagAAATTCGAGAATCAGAAAGGGGTAGAAGCAGAGATAATTAAGGTTTTAAGACtgtaggaaaatgattttcgaaaTTCAATAGAAAATGGAAATTACAACAGAaatatccacgaaggataattacacaagaaaataaaacctACACAAGGTTGAATAAACCTGATAAATAACTTCGGATGAAAACTGGACGAtctcgggtggttggaagcacgagtcgtgttgccactatccttaaaaccttatttaccacCTCctggggtgctggagcgttgcggtctaggtttcccaggataaaacgtactacgatccaatgtttgagcacacaaacttggatccggcCAACTAGGACGTGGGATGAACGCAGGTGGCTAAAAGGGATGATGAGCAGTATTTTGAGGGAGAAAAACCAGTGTACTTTGTGTGTTTTTTCGTGTCTTCTAAAACTACTGCTCACCtacgaatatatagtagaggagactggatcatagcattaatcatggcattgataatccattAGTAACCTACTCCCACTAGCAGAAAATTAATTCTGCCACTAACcaacatttacacccactaccaagtccattattcacaaaataactctgaaaataatgattggaattaatcaaattaattccgtaatatcaaGAGTCATTTTTGAACGGACACAAtaggtgaaacgtcgcgttcgagaggtcactAAAGTCACGGTGCGAGACGACATCGCCCGcgccgcgagacgtcgagaagtgcatGCTTCGAGACACCGGACGCGCGCCAGCCCGGGCCGCTcgacatcgcactcgcacgcgaTCTCATGTGGTTCGAAGATGGAAAACTTGttcgaaaatatggcataacttagcccgcaggtgccggcgtacacgagtcaagccttttcaggctcattttgggatttgatttgcacccaccccttgcgcgcgagagagagcctctatgccatacaagtcaattagccttaaaaagcctcttgtatttatagtggggcaaatcctccttccaaaccaatgtgggacaaagctacataagcttttcctcacttcaaattccatctcaaatgggtctactttgagaaccaatttctcattcacccattatccattttgagcgtacaatatatgaaTCTCTTCGTTTCACTACAaagaactcgaatccactttgGCCCGACCCAAATCAGTTGTGGACCCCACTTtaaattgtaccacaaaatggccacttaaatgccattttagtgctatttttccaacaatcgcTCAAGAAATCATATGAAGAGTAACCTCCCGAGAAGTCAACTTCCAAAGAGTAAAACTCAGGAGAAGTAACACCCATGAGAACCAAAACCAAGAGAAGTAAAATTCAAGAGAAGCAAGTCCAAGAGAAGCAAACTCAAGAGAAGTAGAGTAAACCCAACTTCTCTAATTTCTCTAAAACATTcttgatcaatcaaaatataaatttcctaccaaacataaataatattttcaacctcacaacaccaaaatattttttatacttcTAGTAGACATGTTTGGATTAATACATTCAatcatttactatataaatgtCATTAGGGAATATGGAGATGACAACATAAAAATGAGGATTCCTTCCTTCCAAAGAATTGAATGATCCGGAGGCATACATAGAATGGGAGAAAATGGTAGAGAGAGTGTTTGATTGTCATCATTCTtctgagaaaaataaaaaacaaaaagagattAGATTAGCGGTAGTTGAGTTTAAGGATTCTGCCAACACTTGGTGGGACAAGTTGGCTTCAAGTAGGAGGAGAAGTGGGTTGAAGCCAATTGGTAGTTGGCAAGAGATGaaggttgtgatgggaaaaagGTTTGTACCTGCTTGGTACCATAGAGAgttgtataaattaaaaactaCAAGGCTTAGTGCAAGGATCTATGACAGATTTTGATTATGACCAGGAATTGAAAACTTTGTTAACAAGATTACGGATAGAAGAAGTTGAGGAAGCCACAATGGCTCGGTTTCTTATAGGGCTAAACCATGACATTATTGACATAACAAGCTCGAGGAAATGGAATAAGGATCCTCTACAAACTCAAGATGGTCCAATTACTAGAGCTCGAGCTAAGCGTCTACAAGAAGTTGATTGTGTATTAATGGCCAAATTCAGTTGGACTAAAGCCATAACCAAGTCATTGGGGAATGAGGATGGAGACTTAACTTAGTTAATTTAATTGGATGCCAAGTCACGCCAATTAACTAAGATAAAGTTTTAAGAGAAGAAAATCAGCAAAGATGACCAAGATATGATCTTGGACATGCAAACTAAAGTTAGTCTTTTGACTAAATCTGTATACTTTATagtgtgttattattatttctttttagtGTTTACTCTGATCTATTTAATTTAGGGTTGAAGTTCGAAATGTTAGGATGGAAAATTCAATTAGGAGACTTAATCTCCATTAGTTAGTCCAAGATCATATCCACCTTTTTAGTTAAAGTCATATTTTGATGGAAACTAAGGGCTACCACGCCCCATGTTCTTGTCCAGGTcagattaaaaatatttatttggcCAATTCTTGTATATGCAAATCAATTTTGaattaagggtccgtttggattATCTTGAGTTGTACGTCTTATCAACTTTGGTTGTAGCATTCATAACTCTTAGCATTTATCTCTCAATCCTTTGAGAATGTTGTGCCAgcaaaacttaaaaaaaaaaaaaaaacaaaaacaaaaaggaaaaaaagataCAAGGCTCCTGAAAACCGCCCTGATGTGCAttcacctccactgaggcttgaaacCAATGACCTCCCATTTAGGAGATGttacttcatgccgcttgaccacaaagtctttgctATGGAGATTTGTATTTGTAtgaatgaattataaaatattcaacaatattatgtaattttgtaaatattttatattgcaTAACTTAAAATTGATAATAATCGTATGCTAATTGTTTAAATGGAATACGATATAACTTATAACTCCACAACTTAATTTTAGAACTTGTGAATGAACTATAATTTAGATGAAGCAACACATATTTTCATCCAACTGATCCAagtgaaattaaatattagaaatgaaaaagaaagtgtaaaatatacaaacaatttgggtctgtttactaacagaaaactgttttctgttttttgtttttcagttttcattttctgttttctattctctgtttttttctgtttagaaaacttgtttactaacccttattttttcaaatttatttttttacattaatgttataaaattaacaataagtttattttcgagtgatttttagactttatatttaaaatattttaagatatatttgttttaaatagaataaatatattttttacttttaagtctaatatatgtaaaaaaaaaaatttacatttgatatccggaccaaatttatatctgtatataacataaataaaaatatatatgaaccaataacctattaaattcacaaaaaatttagtttagataatattaacatttttcgagctaatatttaaaatatgtttggatatattcatttgaatgacatgtatgtaatatataatttttattttgaattctaatatagtaatatatgtgaaattttgatatcTAATATCTGGaccaaaatcaataatcaattgaattcaatcaaaatataaaacgtggtatagatttcaatttttaattttgataatttgaataatatataattttaagcataatcaaataagttatgtttaaataagtaatgtaaGTAGAAAggatagaagatgatgataagtaaaagaagatgataataaatgtaatcatagtaatgaataaatatgtaagtaaataatggtgagaatgtggttatagtgacatatagtctaatagatgatagttgattctgttttccatttagaaaacagttttttatagtgtttcagttttctagaaaactgaaaaattatttcctgttttcaaaatggaaaactgtgctagtaaatatgttttctgttttctgttttccagttttctaaatttacagaaaattgaataaaatttccagttagtaaaccgGCCCTAGTGTTTGATCAAGGTGTGAACCTGTGATTCTTTTGGAAAATTATAACATAGATCAGGGTCCACCTTACATTGTGGACTACGATCCAAAAcgacattcagattatgtgcatgtaattggaatataaaatatgttaatcgtatatataatatcttaattgtagtagacacataatttattaatgaaggcaaataatatattaattgcatgcacataatctgaatgtcgTTTTAGATTAAGCTCTACAATGCAATTAAGGTGGACCCTTATCCATCATATAACATTTCAATTCTTTTACTAtagttcaaaatttaaaaagaaaaaaagtccaaatataacaaaattcacAAAATGTGATTCTTAAATTGGTTTCTCGACTATCGAAATAATGCAagaaatggtccctcaactatcgAAATATCTATTTTACCCTCAAATTTAATGGCCATTTAACGATTTCTCTAACATAAGACTAAATTAGGTACAAAACCAATAGTCAAATGACCAAAATATGTAGGGAAAAACTTATGCGAGACCATGCCTGTGAAACGAGtcggtcaagatgaaaatgtaatacttatattgaaaaatgtaatattaatcaaaaataaattgtttgttacttataagaaaaattgtactacttttgaagaaaaaatataatacttttatattttgatttaaaagtattaccaTTTTCTTTAAAAGCATTACACTTTTAAGtaagaaacattttattcttgattagtattacattttttagtataagtattacattttcatcttaacCCAACCCATCTCACAGATATTTATCTGTGAGACAGTATCACAAGAGAGTCACTCAAATATATACTCCAAAACTTTTAAAGTCAATGAGAAAATTACGTAAATGTGTATAATCAAGGAACCAAATTAGATATTAACTCTATTTATTATTGTAGTTTCTTTTTGTataaaaactagaaaaaaaaattactatcaAGTATATTTGAGTCAAGCTCAACCTCAAAAAAATTACGGAATAAAATTTAGTCAACTTTGAACCAAGCTTGAGCTTCGATTTTTTCAATCGAGCCCAAGCTTGAGCTTCGATTTTTTCAATCAAGCTAAGCTTTGAGCTTTGATTACTCAGACTCGACTCATTTACATCCCTACCATGACAATTGCCTAAAAGGGTCTACCTTATGACTAGGCAAAACCAGAAAACTGAGTCAATAATCTCATCAAATTAACATTACCCAAAGACAAAAGCCAACTATCCTTGCAGCTAATACTGGAAAGAGATGATGATCCATGGAGGCAATTAACAAATCAAATTCATTCACAGCTAATATTTCCATCAATACATGAAGGGTTTCAACTTACAAGTAACATAACCAAAACTGTTTTCTGGCCTTTTTCCCTCTTGTCCAGTGCTCATATTGTTGTTTTCTCTCTGGCATACATTGATGGCCTTCACTACCTAACAGAAAGGAAGCAATAATTCCACAACccaaaaagatatatatatatatatatattcccagaCAACAAAATAAAGGCCATTCAACTACTTCCCAACTTGCTCCCTCCATCAATTCAGATTTCCCCGGGATAGGGCCAGAAGTTTTAACTTTTGACTCGGCTTTTGATGATGTTCCTCATTTCTTGGCATCCAACTGTTTCCAGATTGCGTATTGTTGCTCTATGATGTTGTTACAACCAAAGAATGTGCTGTGAGAAAATTGACAGGAGAGCCATTCACCGGTTTTGAAGAGCTTCAATCGCCTTTTTCCATTGCAATGCTCTTTGCTTAGCATCCTCGAACGTTAGGACTTTCTTTGGCTGTGttattgcatatatatgtatattcaatGAACAAGTCGGAATTATATACTGGGCAACCGGGAAATTACTAAGGAACTTACTGTGCAAATCTTGAAGTTTGAAGGGCTAATGACTTGGATGTTGAGATCATTCGGATTGTCGGACCATATAATATTCCCTTTCACAACCAATTTCGATGGGTCTACGTAAATAAGCTTCGGTTTGTTTGTGAGGATAAGCTGTACTTTCTTGTTAGTAAGcttctgtattttttttaccaTGGAGATCATGAGAACTGACTCACCAGGCTCTAAAAACTGTTGCCTGTTACCGGATAAGAAAAAAGAAGTTTTGATAGGCAAATTCGGGTACCCAAGATGGAAGACGAAGTATTTCAGTGCAAACTAACAATTTTAGGAAGAAAGCATAAAAACGTACCATTTTGAATCGAAAGAATCAATTGAAGCTAGCCTAGTGATGCTACCGGCAGCTTCAGAAGACGAGGCTCCACCATTTCCATCGTTTGTTCTAGCTGAACCATCCCCCACATGTGAGGGATTCCACGATTCTTGGTCATCACCTCCGCTATTAGAAGAATGAGACTGAAAATTTAACACCCCACGACGCCCACGTTAGAAAGAAGTAAAATGttaattcattttataaatactaaaaaGAATCTCGAAGCAAGCAAAATATGTCGAAAGAGGACAGTATACTTTTGGTTCCATAACTAGCCGTGGAGGGGTTTGAGACCTCAAATTTTCCCAGTCAACCCCTCTAAAGAAAGGATGACTTTTAAGCGAAGCATAACCGTCAGGTCCTGCACCGGGTCTTCTGCTAGGATCAATATCCTGAGTTATTGTATCATGCAAATGAGAAGTTAGATACGTAAAAGATGATCACTGTATGCAAATGCTAGTTAACGCCATTTTGGAATCTTAAACAAAGACACTAAAATAGGGCAATTATGCCATGaaccagtgttgtaaaaatcggcctagtcggccgcctaGGTGCCAGGGCGCCTTTTAGTTGGCCGGCCGACTAGAAACCCGACTCGGCACCTAATTAAGACGAGTTGGCGCCCAACTCAGCCGAGTCGGCGCATAACTCAGCCGAGTgtttttttagggtttagggcggctacacattattattattattttactcgGTCGCCTAGGCGGTAGGCGCCCCTTGGCAGCTAACTAGCACCTAGCGCCTCCTGCAACCTTGCCACGAACTAGGAGAAACCTCTTTAAATATGTCATAACTCATAAATAAGCATTTTTTGTCTGTAAGACTAGCAAATGAAACAATTTAAGACGGTAGGAATGTGAATGAAATAACAGAGATTGAGGAAGAGGTAGTGAAGAGGAATCTATAGCTTACCAACAGCCGATCAATAAGGTCTCTGGCTTCATCAGAGAAGTAGTTTGGAAATCTGATATCTCTGGCaataattctttgaaaaatAAGCCATTCACTAGCATCTTTGAAGGGAGATGTCCCCGAGAGCATTTGATACAACGTGCAGCCGAGCGCCCAGAGGTCATTTCTAAAATAACGCATTAAAAGGGATTATTACACGGGAAAAATTTGGAGAAATAATAACCCTTGTACTCTAATGAAAAGAGCTCCTCCGTACCCAAAAGTTGCAGGCGAGGAATTTAAAACTTCTGGAGGGACATAAGCAGCTGTTCCGACAAAGGTGCAAGCCTTATCATCTGGAAAAAGGTCGGCAAATTATTCAACAACAGAGGTAAAACCAATCTGTCCTTGTTCGGAAATTTGCATTCTCATAGCATCAATGATTTACCTGACGCTGCATTTGGTAGGACTGTTATTCGACTATCTTGCATCGGCTTAACACTCCCAAAGTCGGCAATCTTAATGTGCCCGTCTGTAGTAAGCAGCAGATTCTCCGGCTGCCATTTATAAAACACTCAGCACCCTTCCTATGAGAGACTTAACCGTCATTGATATAGAAATATACCTTAATATCTCTATGTATCAATCCCATACTATGTATGTACTCAAGAGAATCCACAACTTCTGCAGTATAGAAACGAGCCTCATCTTCAGGCAGACGCCCTTTCTGCACCCATGAAATTCAAAACACAGAGACAAACTTGAGAAACACGGGAAAATAATCTGCTAACCTCTTTTCACATAAATGGGAAAAAGAATGATGGGCAGTTGACAGATACAAGAAGAAACTTTCGGTAGGTAAGGGCCATAAGTcagaatatattaaatatatatgtgcaACAAGTACATCACTAAATATCGATTGTCTTTATACCCTCTTGCATAACCATAATGAAGAAATAGAATCCATGAAGCTTGCATAAATTAAATTGGGATTAAGGCTTAGTTGAGTTGCATTAACATTTTCACCACTTTCATGAACAGAAGAGTCTTAATCGAACGAatgatacaaacttgtaaccacaaggtcacgagttcgaatcccaGCCTTCATGGTTAGAGCCGGAcaactatgggcaacctaggctagtttacctccttgtggtcctttgtcggctagggttacaaggcggggtttacccaATGCACAACCTCGAGTAGTGACTGCGGGTTTCCCTTGTCACCAAAAGAGTCTTAATCGAATGTTAAAACAAAGCATAGAAGAACCTCAGCTACATAATGAAGCCCATATGCTACCCACAAATTCATAGTAACACCAAACAATTAAATTGAAAGACTgatgattttcttttaaattaaaatagcaaAGTTCTACTTACCCTAGTTATTTGATCAAAAAGTTCTCCACCTTCACAGGACTCAAGTGCCATATCTTCACAATTAAACAAAATGCATTTCA
This portion of the Ipomoea triloba cultivar NCNSP0323 chromosome 5, ASM357664v1 genome encodes:
- the LOC116020748 gene encoding 3-phosphoinositide-dependent protein kinase 2-like, with the protein product MLELVGEEGSNMEKEFDSKVKLQNSSSTNSQRSKSFAFRAPQENFTIQDFELGKIYGVGSYSKVVRARKKDTGNVYALKIMDKKFITKENKTAYVKLERIVLDQLDHPGIVRLYFTFQDTFSLYMALESCEGGELFDQITRKGRLPEDEARFYTAEVVDSLEYIHSMGLIHRDIKPENLLLTTDGHIKIADFGSVKPMQDSRITVLPNAASDDKACTFVGTAAYVPPEVLNSSPATFGNDLWALGCTLYQMLSGTSPFKDASEWLIFQRIIARDIRFPNYFSDEARDLIDRLLDIDPSRRPGAGPDGYASLKSHPFFRGVDWENLRSQTPPRLVMEPKSHSSNSGGDDQESWNPSHVGDGSARTNDGNGGASSSEAAGSITRLASIDSFDSKWQQFLEPGESVLMISMVKKIQKLTNKKVQLILTNKPKLIYVDPSKLVVKGNIIWSDNPNDLNIQVISPSNFKICTPKKVLTFEDAKQRALQWKKAIEALQNR